The following proteins are encoded in a genomic region of Oncorhynchus gorbuscha isolate QuinsamMale2020 ecotype Even-year linkage group LG11, OgorEven_v1.0, whole genome shotgun sequence:
- the LOC124047783 gene encoding fructose-1,6-bisphosphatase 1-like, whose translation MSDRGSFDTNVVTLTRFVLEEGRKAKGTGELTTLLNSICTAVKAISTAVRKAGIANLYGIAGSTNVTGDQVKKLDVLSNDLVINMIKSSFTSCVLVSEEDERALIVEPEKQGKYIVCFDPLDGSSNIDCLVSIGTIFAIYRKTTDDEPNEKDALQSGRHIVAAGYALYGSATMMVLSTGQGVNCFMLDPSIGEFILTDKDVKIKKRGKIYSLNEGYAQHFYPDVTEYLKKKKYPADGSAPYGGRYVGSMVADVHRTLVYGGIFLYPANVKSPKGKLRLLYECNPMSFIIEQAGGMATTGEMNVLDIQPENIHQRVPVVLGSPEDVQEYIAIYKKTRM comes from the exons ATGTCTGACCGGGGCTCATTCGACACTAATGTCGTTACCCTCACGAGATTCGTgctggaggagggaaggaaggcgaaGGGAACGGGAGAACTGACAACCCTCCTCAACTCCATCTGCACAGCTGTCAAAGCCATCTCCACCGCCGTCAGGAAAGCTGGGATTGCCAACCT CTATGGCATTGCTGGGAGCACCAACGTGACCGGTGACCAGGTAAAGAAGCTAGATGTTCTGTCCAACGACCTGGTCATCAACATGATTAAGTCCTCCTTCACCTCCTGTGTCCTGGTGTCAGAGGAGGACGAGAGGGCCCTCATCGTGGAACCAGAGAAACAG GGAAAATATATTGTGTGCTTCGACCCACTTGATGGCTCGTCAAACATTGACTGTCTTGTATCAATTGGAACAATTTTTGCCATCTACAGAAAG ACGACAGACGATGAGCCCAATGAGAAGGACGCACTGCAGTCTGGACGTCACATTGTTGCCGCCGGTTACGCCCTCTACGGCAGTGCCACCATGATGGTACTCTCTACAGGACAAGGGGTCAACTGCTTCATGCTGGACCCT TCCATCGGGGAGTTCATCCTAACAGACAAGGATGTGAAGATCAAGAAGAGAGGAAAGATCTACAGTCTAAACGAAGGCTATGCTCAGCACTTCTACCCAGACGTCACAGAGTACCTGAAGAAAAAGAAATACCCAGCG GATGGCAGTGCCCCCTATGGTGGGCGTTATGTTGGCTCTATGGTGGCTGATGTGCACAGGACTCTGGTGTACGGAGGCATCTTCTTATACCCTGCCAATGTCAAGAGCCCCAAGGGCAAG CTGAGGCTGCTGTACGAGTGCAACCCCATGTCGTTTATCATCGAGCAGGCTGGAGGCATGGCCACCACGGGAGAGATGAACGTGCTGGACATCCAGCCAGAGAACATCCACCAGCGAGTTCCTGTGGTCCTGGGCTCCCCTGAAGATGTCCAGGAGTACATCGCCATCTACAAGAAGACACGCATGTGA
- the LOC124048616 gene encoding thrombospondin-4-B-like: MGLWTMLIVASQLILNLCSDGAQGSVYDLLNSPDCLPDLLQGGLVEQGVNEAFILTTFKLQPKTGTTVFGLYNPRDNSKYFEFTVLGKLNRAVLRYLRSDRRMSSVTFNNIQLADGQRHRLLFHLKGMQQGPGAVELHLDCRLVETVRDLPSVFQGLPAGYGVVELKSMQGKAEEELEELKLVVGDTFENVASLQNCHQQGDSVQTLGVNTKQLSNQMLELTQVINELKDVLIQQVKETSFLRNTISECQACGLGGSEVLEPKCAPGVCFRDDMCIETEEGVECGPCPDGYTGDGFSCDDVDECQFNPCFAGVKCVNTAPGFRCDACPLGYTGLAVEGVGVVYAQTNKQVCDDIDECKGPNNGGCTADSLCHNSAGSYVCGGCKTGYIGGQVKGCKPERSCGNSRTNPCDVNAQCIQERDGSITCQCGIGWAGNGYLCGKDTDIDGYPDEKLKCKDMVCKKDNCMRVPNSGQEDADEDGQGDACDDDADGDGILNEQDNCWLKPNVDQRNSDKDNHGDACDNCRMVENPDQRDTDGDRKGDACDDDMDGDGLKNFLDNCQMVVNRDQLDRDGDGVGDACDSCPDIPNPNQSDIDDDLVGDSCDTNQDSDGDGHQDTKDNCPNVINSSQLDTDKDGLGDECDDDDDNDSIPDFLPPGPDNCRLVPNPDQLDENNDGVGDVCESDFDQDKVIDRIDNCPENAEVTLTDFRAYQTVVLDPEGDAQIDPNWVVLNQGMEIVQTMNSDPGLAVGYTAFSGVDFEGTFHVNTVTDDDYAGFIFGYQDSSSFYVVMWKQTEQTYWQATPFRAVAEPGIQLKAVKSKSGPGEHLRNSLWHTGDTNDQVRLLWKDPRNVGWKDKVSYRWYLQHRPQVGYIRARFYEGTELVADSGVTIDTTMRGGRLGVFCFSQENIIWSNLKYRCNDTIPEDFQFSTQHGVNDSL, translated from the exons ATGGGGCTGTGGACGATGCTGATCGTGGCTTCACAGCTGATCTTAAACCTGTGCTCAGACGGAGCCCAGGGATCAG TCTATGATCTCCTAAACTCCCCGGACTGTCTGCCAGACCTGCTGCAGGGCGGCCTGGTGGAGCAGGGGGTGAATGAGGCGTTCATCCTCACCACCTTTAAACTGCAGCCCAAGACTGGCACCACCGTGTTTGGTCTGTACAACCCCCGGGACAACAGCAAGTACTTTGAGTTCACCGTGCTGGGCAAACTCAACAGAg cTGTGCTGCGTTACCTGAGGAGTGATCGGAGGATGAGCTCTGTGACCTTCAACAACATCCAACTGGCGGACGGTCAGCGCCACCGCCTCCTCTTCCACCTGAAGGGGATGCAGCAGGGCCCGGGGGCGGTGGAGCTGCACCTGGACTGCAGACTGGTGGAGACGGTCAGGGATCTCCCCTCCGTGTTTCAGGGCCTGCCTGCAGGCTACGGCGTGGTGGAGCTGAAAAGCATGCAGGGAAAAGCAGAG GAGGAGCTGGAGGAATTGAAACTGGTGGTGGGAGACACGTTCGAGAACGTAGCCTCTCTACAAAACTGCCACCAACAAGGAGACTCGGTGCAGACTCTGG GGGTCAACACAAAGCAACTCTCCAATCAAATGCTTGAGCTCACCCAGGTGATAAATGAGCTGAAAGATGTCCTTATTCAGCAG GTCAAAGAGACATCTTTTCTCAGAAACACCATCTCTGAGTGCCAGGCTTGTG GACTGGGTGGAAGCGAGGTCCTTGAGCCAAAGTGTGCCcctggtgtttgtttccgtgaCGACATGTGTATTGAGACGGAGGAGGGTGTTGAGTGTGGACCCTGTCCTGATGGATACACAGGGGATGGCTTCAGCTGTGATGATGTGGATGAg tgccaGTTTAACCCTTGCTTCGCCGGGGTAAAGTGTGTGAACACAGCTCCAGGGTTTCGCTGTGACGCATGTCCTCTGGGCTACACTGGTCTGGCTGTGGAGGGGGTGGGAGTGGTCTACGCCCAGACAAACAAACAG GTCTGTGACGACATTGATGAGTGCAAAGGGCCCAACAACGGAGGGTGCACTGCTGACTCTCTCTGTCACAACTCTGCG GGTTCATACGTCTGTGGGGGCTGTAAAACAGGCTACATAGGGGGCCAGGTGAAGGGCTGTAAGCCAGAGAGGAGCTGTGGTAACAGTCGGACCAACCCCTGTGATGTCAACGCCCAGTGTATCCAAGAAAGAGACGGCTCCATCACCTGTCAG TGTGGGATTGGCTGGGCTGGTAATGGCTACCTATGTGGGAAGGACACAGACATTGATGGATACCCTGATGAGAAACTCAAGTGCAAGGATATGGTCTGTAAAAAG GATAACTGCATGCGTGTTCCCAACTCTGGCCAAGAAGATGCTGACGAGGACGGACAAGGGGACGCTTGTGACGATGACGCTGATGGAGACGGTATTCTGAATgaacag GATAACTGCTGGCTGAAGCCTAACGTGGACCAGAGGAATAGTGACAAGGACAACCACGGTGATGCCTGTGACAACTGTCGTATGGTGGAGAACCCCGATCAGAGGGACACTGACGGTGACAGGAAAGGAGACGCCTGCGATGATGACATGGATGGAGACG GCTTGAAGAACTTCCTGGATAACTGCCAGATGGTGGTGAACCGGGACCAGTTGGACCGGGATGGAGACGGAGTGGGAGACGCCTGTGACAGCTGCCCCGATATTCCTAATCCTAACCAG TCCGACATCGATGATGACCTGGTTGGGGATTCTTGTGACACAAACCAAGACAG TGATGGTGACGGTCACCAGGACACCAAGGACAACTGTCCCAACGTGATCAACAGCTCCCAGCTGGACACAGACAAAGACGGCCTGGGGGATGAGTGTGACGATGACGATGACAACGACAGCATCCCTGACTTCCTGCCACCAGGACCCGACAACTGCAGACTGGTGCCCAACCCTGACCAGCTGGATGAGAACA ATGACGGTGTTGGGGATGTGTGTGAGTCAGACTTTGACCAGGACAAGGTGATTGACAGAATAGACAACTGTCCAGAGAACGCtgaggtcactctgacagacttCAGAGCCTATCAGACGGTGGTGCTGGACCCTGAGGGTGACGCCCAGATTGACCCCAACTGGGTTGTCCTTAATCAG GGAATGGAGATTGTGCAGACCATGAACAGTGACCCTGGACTGGCTGTGG GTTACACTGCGTTCAGTGGGGTGGACTTTGAGGGGACGTTCCATGTAAACACAGTGACGGACGATGACTACGCAGGCTTCATCTTTGGCTACCAGGACTCCTCCTCCTTCTACGTGGTCATGTGGAAACAGACTGAGCAGACCTACTGGCAGGCCACACCCTTCAGAGCAGTGGCCGAGCCTGGCATCCagctcaag GCTGTGAAGTCTAAGTCAGGGCCAGGTGAGCACCTGAGGAACTCCCTTTGGCACACAGGGGACACCAACGACCAGGTGCGTCTGCTGTGGAAGGACCCCAGGAACGTGGGCTGGAAGGACAAGGTTTCCTACCGCTGGTACCTGCAGCACCGGCCCCAGGTTGGATACATCAG GGCCCGTTTCTATGAAGGTACAGAACTGGTGGCTGACTCTGGTGTGACCATTGACACCACAATGAGAGGAGGGCGACTGGGCGTTTTCTGTTTCTCTCAGGAAAACATCATCTGGTCCAACCTAAAGTACCGCTGCAATG ACACCATCCCTGAGGACTTCCAGTTCAGCACGCAGCATGGCGTCAACGACAGTCTCTAA